In Lujinxingia litoralis, the following proteins share a genomic window:
- a CDS encoding RCC1 domain-containing protein: QVSAGGQHTCGVKEDGSLWCWGYNTAGQVISASGSASSYNTPQDVSEGLSWLQVATGSTHTCGITSDEALYCWGLSIDGQLGTGTPVDDRTRVEITSGGTTIDTFVAVAAGDAHTCAVTAQGANGWCWGSPGDGRLDGDPGASSGPVKVQGAPGVSSSTTSIIAAGGSHSCAMVDVGSENRTYCWGNGDSGQNGHNSEPDVAQVNGFTFSQITAGKEHTCAIADEVAYCWGRASEGRLGHNQNTNTSPTEVNSELNGWSGIAAGGEHSCGIADNVMYCWGRNNAGQLGHPGSGATPTPVAWPYSP; encoded by the coding sequence CTCAGGTGAGCGCGGGGGGGCAGCATACCTGTGGAGTTAAGGAGGATGGGAGTTTGTGGTGTTGGGGATACAACACTGCCGGTCAGGTTATCTCGGCGTCCGGCAGCGCTTCATCTTACAACACTCCGCAAGATGTAAGTGAAGGGTTGAGCTGGCTGCAGGTTGCCACAGGCAGCACCCATACTTGTGGAATTACCAGCGATGAAGCGCTTTATTGCTGGGGGCTTTCCATTGATGGCCAACTCGGCACCGGCACCCCCGTCGACGACCGCACTCGCGTGGAGATCACCAGCGGCGGCACCACCATCGACACCTTCGTGGCCGTCGCCGCCGGCGATGCGCATACCTGCGCGGTGACGGCTCAGGGGGCGAATGGGTGGTGTTGGGGGAGTCCGGGGGATGGGCGGTTAGATGGAGATCCGGGGGCGAGCTCGGGGCCTGTGAAGGTTCAGGGGGCGCCAGGGGTGTCGAGTTCAACAACGTCGATTATTGCGGCAGGCGGATCACATTCCTGCGCAATGGTGGATGTTGGCTCTGAAAACCGAACTTACTGCTGGGGCAATGGTGACTCGGGCCAAAACGGCCACAATTCTGAGCCTGATGTAGCCCAGGTGAACGGTTTCACCTTTTCCCAGATCACCGCCGGTAAAGAGCACACCTGCGCCATCGCCGATGAAGTTGCTTATTGTTGGGGGCGCGCGAGTGAAGGGCGCCTGGGTCATAACCAAAATACCAACACATCGCCTACCGAAGTTAATAGCGAACTGAATGGGTGGTCTGGCATCGCTGCGGGTGGTGAGCACTCCTGCGGCATTGCCGATAACGTTATGTATTGTTGGGGACGAAATAACGCTGGTCAGCTTGGCCATCCGGGCAGCGGCGCCACCCCCACCCCCGTCGCCTGGCCCTACTCGCCATAA